Within Deltaproteobacteria bacterium, the genomic segment CGGGGTCGATCTCGATGAGCACGGATCCCTTTTACCTCACTTAATTCACGCCACGGAACGCCGTATGTTACTCTCTTCTTTTGCATGCAATCAAGGGAACCTGACATCTAAGTAGTGCGGTTGGGTTTAGGGGGGTGGGGAACCCGTAAAAGGTGCTTTACAAATTTTAGTTTTACCGTAATTTTTTAACCTCATAATAATTTTTAAATTTTAAAAAACATCCAGCTCTTTTGAAAAATTTGGCTCTTCGTCATTTCGTAGGGATTTTGATCAGTTCCTGGATGGGGGCGGCGAGGAGATAGATGATGCTGATGAAGGTCTCGACATTGCGGTATCCCCTTGCCTTTGCCTTGGCAGCCTGGAAGATGCCGTTTAAGGCCTCGATGCGTCGGTAAGGGCCTTGAGCTGTTTGGCCGTCAGATCCCTGGACTTGAGAACGGCCCACCGGCTGGCCTTGGGCATGGAGACCTTTACCTCCTCGACCGCCTTGGTGAAGAGCTGGAGCACATGGAACCAGTCCACAGTAAGGGTGCTGTTTACGAAATGCGTCCTGATCCCGGAGATGAAGGCCCCGGACATGTCAGAGACCACCTCGAGGATATTTTCTGCCTTGCCCCCATGCCCTGAAAGAAACTTTTTGAAGGCTCGAGGGTGCCCTTGCCTGGGGTTGCGAAGACCACCGGCCTTTCCTTCTTGTCCAGATCGATGAACACGGTGACATACCGATGACCCCGTCTCGCGCTGGTCTCATCCATGCCAAAGGCCTTGAGCCCCCCAAGGTC encodes:
- a CDS encoding transposase, giving the protein DLGGLKAFGMDETSARRGHRYVTVFIDLDKKERPVVFATPGKGTLEPSKSFFQGMGARQKISSRWSLTCPGPSSPGSGRIS